The DNA sequence CATCTGCAGCAGCCGGTCATTGGGGATGACGATGAGGGTGTCGCAGCTCTCGCGCAGGGCGGTGATGCCGGCCTCGGCCTGGTTCGAGCGGCGCTTGCCCTCGAAGGAGAACGGGCGGGTCACGACGCCGACGGTGAGCGCGCCGAGCTTGCGGGCGATGGTGGCCACCACCGGCGCGCCGCCGGTACCGGTGCCACCACCCTCACCTGCGGTGACGAAGACCATGTCCGCGCCGCGCAGCAGTTCCTCGATCTCGTCCTTGGCGTCCTCGGCGGCCTTGCGGCCGACCTCCGGGTCCGCGCCGGCACCAAGGCCCCGGGTGGAGTCGCGGCCGACGTCGAGCTTGACGTCGGCGTCGCTCATCAACAGCGCCTGGGCGTCGGTGTTGATCGCGATGAACTCCACGCCCTTGAGTCCCTGCTCGATCATGCGGTTGACGGCGTTGACACCGCCGCCACCGATGCCAACGACCTTGATAACGGCGAGGTAGTTATGCGGGGGGGTCATCGTCTCGTCTTTCCTCCCTGGTGGGGATCGGGGTGGGCGCGACACTCCCTGCTCTGCAAACCCTCAACCTCAACCTAAGGCTTAGAGTTATGTCAAGTAGTTCCGCGCAACCAGAACGGTATGGCCGGTCCGCGCCGTATTGGGGAGGCGCGCCGACGTGTCGCGGTCGAAATTTCCCGCGATGTCGATCACGCCGGCAACCATGACTACTTGACGGTCGGCAGGTCCGGGCTCGACACGTCGTAGGTCCGACCGGGCTGGGTCAGCAGCGCCGCGAGCTTCTCGGCCTTCTCCTGGGTACGGTCGGTGGTCCCCCACACCACGGTGCGGCCATCGGTCAGCGTCAACGTCACCGAGGCCACCGACGGCGCGGCCACCCGGCTCACCTGCCCGACCACGTCGGGGCTCAGCGCCGTCATCACCTCCAGCGCGGCGCGGGTCGGCTCATCGTTGGGCCCCGGATTGTCGACATCGATATAGGGCAGCCCCGGCGGCGGCGGCGCGGTGGCGAAGTCGACGCCGTCCTTGTCGAACAGGTGTGGGCCGTCCGGATAGTCCTTCACCACGATCGGGACGCGCTCGACGATCGTGATGCGCAGGGTCGAGGGGTACTCGCGCTGCACGCGCGCACTGGCCACCCGGCGAATACCGGCCACCCGATCGGCCACCGCGTCGGTGTTGATCTGCAGCAGGGGGGTGCCGGTCCGGACCTTGGCCGCGTCCACCACCTCTTCGCGGGTCACCGCTCCGATACCGGTGATCACCAGCGAGCGTGCCGACATCACCGGGGTGAAGTACAGGATCAGACCGAGACCGACACCGACGACGCTCAGCACGATCAGCCAGACCAGGAGCCGTAGCCCGCGAACAGTCCTGCGGCCCAACTGTTTCGGCGCCTCGTCCTGCTGACTGCTGACACGCCGCTTGGCCTCGCGGCGGGCCTCCTCGATGGCCCGAGCCCGGGCCTGGGCCTCGCGGCGTTCGGCCCGCTCCCGGCGGGCCCGGCGGCGCGGGCCCTCGAGATCGGACTCGTCGGTATCCAGGGCGTCCCCGGCGTCGTCAGTGTCCCCGGCGTCGTCGGTGCCCGGCGATTCCGGCGCGGCGTCAGGAGCGGCGGCGGTGGCTATGTCGTCGTCGAGATCGACGTTCTGCACGTCCTCACTCGCGGTTTCGCGCCCAGACGTCGGTTTCGGCGAATCAGGGGCGGGCGGTTGCGGCTCGGTCACCGCACCTCCCGGCCGACCTTGTCCTGGATCGCGGCCAGGATCTCCGGGCCGAGCATGGTCACATCGCCGGCACCCATGGTGACCACGACGTCGCCGCCCCGCACCGCATCCGCCACCCGAGCGGCCACCGCCGAGAAGTCCGCCACATAGCGCACCGGCACGCTGACGTACTCGGCGACTGTCGCCCCGCTGATACCGGCCAGCGGCTGTTCCCGCGCGGCGTACACGTCGAGCACGAACACCTCGTCGGCGGTGTCCAGGGCGGCGCCGAACTCACGCGCGAAAGTCTTTGTGCGGGAATACAAATGGGGCTGGAAGACGACGATGGCGCGTCCGCCGGTCTCCTGCGCCAGCCCCCGCAGCGTCGTGAGCGCCGCGGTGACCTTCGTCGGGTGGTGGGCGTAGTCATCGAACACCCGCACCCCGGCGCCGATCCCGATGAGCTCGAATCGTCTACGGACACCTTCGAATTGGGCAAGCGCCTCGAGCACGAGTTCTGGTTCCGCACCGGCTCGGGTGGCCGCGAGCAGAGCCCCTAGCGCGTTCAGCGCCATATGCCGCCCGGGCACGGCCAGTCGCATCGCTCTGGGGTTGGTCTCCCCCGCCAGCTGCACCGTCGCCACCGCGCTCGTACCCTGCTGGACCCAGTCGACCAGCTCGGCGTCCAGATCGCCGTGTCCGGCGCTGCCGTACCGCAGCACCGCGATGCCCTTGGCCGCCGTGCGATCGGCAAGTGCCGCTGCCCCCGGGTCGTCGGCACAGGCCACCAGGGTGCCACCCGGTCGCAACCGTTCCATGAACGCGTCGAAGACTTGGACGTAAGCCGCTTCAGTGCCGAAGAAGTCCAGATGATCGGCTTCGACATTGGTCACCACGACGATGTCGGGCTGGTACTCCACCAGCGAGCCGTCGCTCTCGTCGCCTTCGGCGACGAAGTACGGGCCGCTGCCGTTGTGCGCGTTCGTTCCCGCCTCGCCCAGGTCACCCCCGACCGCGAACGACGGGTCGAACCCGCAGTGCTGCAACGCCACGATGAGCATCGACGTCGTCGTGGTCTTGCCCGCGGTTCCGGTGACCATCAGCGTCGTGTCACCGGCCATCAGCTTGGCCAGCACCACCGGGCGCAGGATCACCGGGATACCGCGGCGGGCGGCCTCGACGAGCTCGGGGTTGGTCTTGGGAATCGCGGCGTGCGTGGTGATCACCGCCGTCGGGCCGCCGGGCAGCAGGTCCAGGTTGGCCGCGTCGTGGCCGATGCTGATCTGGGCGCCGCGCGCCCGCAGCGCCACCACGCCCCGGGACTCCTTGGCATCCGAGCCCGACACCAGTCCCCCGCGATCGAGCAGGATGCGGGCGATCCCGGACATCCCGGCGCCGCCGATGCCGACCATGTGCACCCGCTGCAGTTCCGGCGGCAGGCTCTTTGCGGCGCTCATCGGCCGGCCCTGGCGACGTCGAGAGCCACCTCGGCGACCCGGCGGGCGGCATCGCGGTGACCGACCTGCGCGGCCGCCGCGGTCATGGCGGCCAGTCGCGGGGCGTCGGTGAGCAGGCCGACGACCTCACGGCCGACGAACTCGCCGGTGAGGTCGGCGTCGGCGACCAGCAGGCCGCCACCGGCGTTGACCACGGGCAGCGCGTTGAGCCGCTGCTCACCGTTGCCGATCGGCAGCGGCACGTACACCGCAGGCAGCCCGACCGCCGACACCTCGGCCACCGTCATCGCACCCGAACGGCAGATGGCCAGATCAGCCGCGGCGTAGGCGAGGTTCATCTCGTAGAGGTAGGGCACCGCGACGTAGGGCGGGTCGCCCGGCTGCGGGGTGCGCAGGTCCAGGGTGTTCTTCGGACCGTGGGCGTGCAGCACCGAGATGCCGGCAGCGGCCAGGTCACCCGCTGCCGCCGACACGGCACGGTTGATCGAGGCCGCGCCCTGGGAGCCACCGAACACCAGCAGCACCGTGGCATCCTCGGCGAACCCGAAGTGGGCCCGGGCCTGCGCGCGCAACGCCGCCCGGTCCAATTCGGTGATCGAGGCGCGCACCGGCATGCCGACCACCTCGGCACCGGCCAGCCCCGAGTCCGGCACCGCGGCCAGCACCCGGCGAGCGCTGCGCGCACCGACCCGGTTGGCCACCCCGGCGCTGGCGTTGGCCTCATGCACCACCACCGGAACATGGGTACGCCGGGCGGCCAGATACGCCGGCACCGCGACGTACCCGCCGAACCCGATCACGACGTCGGCGCCGACATTGTCGAGCACCGCCCGGGTCTCACGCACCGCCCGCCGAACTCGCAGCGGCAGCCGGAACAGGTCGGCGTTGATCCTGCGGGGTAACGGCACCGGCGTGATGAGTTCGAGGTCGTAGCCGCGGTCCGGCACCAGCCGGGTCTCCAATCCGCGGGCGGTGCCCAGGGCGGTGATCCGCACGGTGGGATCGAGCGCCTTGAGCGCGTCGGCGACGGCCATCGCGGGTTCGACATGTCCAGCGGTCCCGCCGCCGGCCAGAACGACCGAGATCGACGCGCCACTGTCACTGCTGTTGTTGCCCGAGTCGCCGCGTTGCACACTGCCGTCGACTCCAGAGACACTCACCCGTAACGCTGACCTTCCAATGTGCGGGACCGCCGTGGCTGGCCGGCTCCGTGGTTGCCGTATCGCTGCGCCGCGCGAGGCGAAGCATCACCATGATGCCCTGAGCGCCGGGTGGGTCGCTCGGCCGTCCTCGTTTTGGCGGGTACCGCGGCACGCCCACGGGTGGGTTTCTTGTCGGGTTGTGCGGCCGCTTTCCTGGCCGGCTTTGCCGATCGTGCCGGCTTGGCAGCCTTGGCCGGTTTGGCCGCTTTGGCCGGCCTGGCACTCTCCGGACGGGAGCGCAGCCGATCGCGAAGCGCCTCCGTCCGCGACGGCACGTAGGGCTCGGGCATCGGCAACCGCAGCAGCCGGTTCATCCGGTCCTCGCGGCCGGCCCGCAGCGCGGCCACCGCCTCCGGTTCGTGCCGGGCCGCGTTGGCCATCAACCCGATCATGAAAAGTGTTGTGGCCGTTGATGTTCCACCGGCGGAGATCAGCGGCAGCTGGATCCCGGTGACCGGCAGCAGGCCGATCACGTAACCGACGTTGATGAACACCTGACCGATCACCCACATCGTGGCGGTGGCGGTCAGCAGCCGCAGGAACGGATCGGCCGAGCGCTTGGCGATCCGCATCCCGGTGTAGGCGAACAGGCCGAACAACGCCAGCAGGCCGAAGGCCCCGACAAAGCCGAGTTCCTCGCCGATGATGGCGAAGATGAAGTCGTTGTGCGCGTTGGGCAGGTAGTTCCATTTCGCGGTGCCCTGGCCCAGCCCGTCACCGAACACCCCACCGTTGGCCAGCGCGAACTTGGCCTGACGGGCCTGATAGCCCGAGCCCTGCGCGTCGGCACTGGGATCCAGC is a window from the Mycolicibacterium anyangense genome containing:
- a CDS encoding cell division protein FtsQ/DivIB, with protein sequence MTEPQPPAPDSPKPTSGRETASEDVQNVDLDDDIATAAAPDAAPESPGTDDAGDTDDAGDALDTDESDLEGPRRRARRERAERREAQARARAIEEARREAKRRVSSQQDEAPKQLGRRTVRGLRLLVWLIVLSVVGVGLGLILYFTPVMSARSLVITGIGAVTREEVVDAAKVRTGTPLLQINTDAVADRVAGIRRVASARVQREYPSTLRITIVERVPIVVKDYPDGPHLFDKDGVDFATAPPPPGLPYIDVDNPGPNDEPTRAALEVMTALSPDVVGQVSRVAAPSVASVTLTLTDGRTVVWGTTDRTQEKAEKLAALLTQPGRTYDVSSPDLPTVK
- the murC gene encoding UDP-N-acetylmuramate--L-alanine ligase — protein: MSAAKSLPPELQRVHMVGIGGAGMSGIARILLDRGGLVSGSDAKESRGVVALRARGAQISIGHDAANLDLLPGGPTAVITTHAAIPKTNPELVEAARRGIPVILRPVVLAKLMAGDTTLMVTGTAGKTTTTSMLIVALQHCGFDPSFAVGGDLGEAGTNAHNGSGPYFVAEGDESDGSLVEYQPDIVVVTNVEADHLDFFGTEAAYVQVFDAFMERLRPGGTLVACADDPGAAALADRTAAKGIAVLRYGSAGHGDLDAELVDWVQQGTSAVATVQLAGETNPRAMRLAVPGRHMALNALGALLAATRAGAEPELVLEALAQFEGVRRRFELIGIGAGVRVFDDYAHHPTKVTAALTTLRGLAQETGGRAIVVFQPHLYSRTKTFAREFGAALDTADEVFVLDVYAAREQPLAGISGATVAEYVSVPVRYVADFSAVAARVADAVRGGDVVVTMGAGDVTMLGPEILAAIQDKVGREVR
- the murG gene encoding undecaprenyldiphospho-muramoylpentapeptide beta-N-acetylglucosaminyltransferase; this translates as MQRGDSGNNSSDSGASISVVLAGGGTAGHVEPAMAVADALKALDPTVRITALGTARGLETRLVPDRGYDLELITPVPLPRRINADLFRLPLRVRRAVRETRAVLDNVGADVVIGFGGYVAVPAYLAARRTHVPVVVHEANASAGVANRVGARSARRVLAAVPDSGLAGAEVVGMPVRASITELDRAALRAQARAHFGFAEDATVLLVFGGSQGAASINRAVSAAAGDLAAAGISVLHAHGPKNTLDLRTPQPGDPPYVAVPYLYEMNLAYAAADLAICRSGAMTVAEVSAVGLPAVYVPLPIGNGEQRLNALPVVNAGGGLLVADADLTGEFVGREVVGLLTDAPRLAAMTAAAAQVGHRDAARRVAEVALDVARAGR
- the ftsW gene encoding putative lipid II flippase FtsW, translated to MANTILSRLRRRGGESTEGAEVDAADSVATSTPDGDAATGAVAVATAQAPAKLRFVPHKKFGTWLNRPMTSFHLIISVAALLVTLGLTMVLSASGVHSYDEDGSPWAIFGRQVLWTCVGLLGFWVALRVPVAFLRRTSFFSFAVTIVLITLVLIPGIGHESNGSRGWFVVAGLSMQPSELTKIAFAIWGSHLLATRRMERASLREMLIPLLPAAVIALALIVAQPDLGQTVSLGIILLAMLWYAGLPLKVFLSSVLAAVAAAAVLAVSAGYRSDRVRSWLDPSADAQGSGYQARQAKFALANGGVFGDGLGQGTAKWNYLPNAHNDFIFAIIGEELGFVGAFGLLALFGLFAYTGMRIAKRSADPFLRLLTATATMWVIGQVFINVGYVIGLLPVTGIQLPLISAGGTSTATTLFMIGLMANAARHEPEAVAALRAGREDRMNRLLRLPMPEPYVPSRTEALRDRLRSRPESARPAKAAKPAKAAKPARSAKPARKAAAQPDKKPTRGRAAVPAKTRTAERPTRRSGHHGDASPRAAQRYGNHGAGQPRRSRTLEGQRYG